In Pseudomonas saudiphocaensis, one DNA window encodes the following:
- a CDS encoding low molecular weight protein-tyrosine-phosphatase has product MFQNILIVCVGNICRSPAAEALLLHRLQGKGITVSSAGIGALVGNPMDKLAHQVLQEHGLEHTTHRARQVDSEMLHQADLILTMEQSHIQHLRQIAPEVHGKTFLMGKWLDGMEIPDPFRQSKPAFDHVHSLLTQTVESWLPYLE; this is encoded by the coding sequence ATGTTCCAAAACATATTGATTGTTTGCGTCGGCAACATCTGCAGAAGCCCTGCGGCTGAAGCACTGCTGCTCCACAGATTGCAGGGCAAGGGCATCACGGTCAGTTCGGCCGGTATCGGCGCACTGGTCGGAAACCCGATGGACAAACTCGCCCACCAAGTGCTGCAAGAACACGGACTGGAACATACGACCCACCGCGCTCGTCAGGTCGACAGCGAAATGCTGCACCAGGCCGATCTGATCCTGACCATGGAGCAAAGCCACATCCAGCACCTTCGCCAGATAGCTCCCGAAGTACACGGCAAGACCTTCCTGATGGGCAAATGGCTGGACGGCATGGAAATACCCGATCCATTCCGTCAATCCAAACCCGCTTTTGACCACGTCCACAGCCTTCTGACGCAAACCGTCGAGAGCTGGCTTCCTTACCTTGAATAA
- a CDS encoding undecaprenyl-phosphate glucose phosphotransferase codes for MRLQSVGTLEYAHPSFVDYFLASIRLIHGLTAVLPGMLLLLFLPISGGTFSTFLAFFGVISVVIFQSVGIYSEEVFSTLLRFRTMLVAWAAAFSLLIFMHQGLGMFSYLETGHLAFWFFTSAVLFGTERILMLALFRRLMAKGVYLQNAVILGGTDNGVRVAEYLASHRDIRTGVLGFIDDRLERLPKQLANLPLLGNTRDLEQMIREEKVTQVLVALPWFADSRIGQVINELRKLPVNVLLVPDMVAFRHANKRITEVAGLPTLIASDLPLRGWSPVFKRIEDIVLSSLALLAAAPVMLLVALAIKLDSPGPVLFKQKRYGYNNRLIEVYKFRSMYHARSDANAERQTTRDDDRITRVGRFIRKTSLDELPQLLNVFLGSMSMVGPRPHATATKAAGVLFEDAVSEYSARHRVKPGITGWAQINGYRGETDTLEKIEKRVEYDLDYIERWSVWFDIYILARTIPALLFNRDVY; via the coding sequence ATGCGCTTACAGTCCGTTGGAACCCTTGAGTACGCCCACCCCAGTTTCGTCGATTACTTTCTTGCCAGCATTCGCCTGATTCACGGACTGACCGCAGTACTGCCGGGCATGCTGCTCCTGCTGTTCCTACCCATCAGCGGCGGTACATTCAGTACCTTCCTGGCGTTCTTCGGCGTAATCAGCGTCGTGATCTTCCAGTCGGTGGGTATTTATAGCGAAGAGGTGTTCAGCACCCTGTTGCGTTTTCGCACCATGCTGGTGGCTTGGGCAGCAGCGTTCAGCCTGTTGATCTTCATGCATCAGGGCCTCGGGATGTTCAGCTACCTGGAAACGGGTCATCTGGCGTTCTGGTTCTTCACCAGCGCCGTCCTTTTCGGTACCGAACGCATATTGATGCTTGCCCTGTTCCGCCGCCTGATGGCCAAGGGCGTGTATCTGCAAAATGCAGTGATTCTGGGCGGCACCGACAACGGTGTGCGCGTAGCCGAGTACCTTGCCAGCCATCGCGATATCCGCACCGGCGTTCTAGGCTTCATCGACGACCGTCTGGAGCGGTTGCCTAAGCAGCTCGCCAACCTGCCGTTGCTGGGTAATACCCGCGACCTGGAGCAGATGATCCGCGAAGAAAAGGTCACCCAGGTGCTGGTCGCCCTGCCCTGGTTTGCCGACAGCCGCATCGGCCAGGTGATCAATGAGCTGCGCAAGCTGCCAGTCAACGTTCTGCTGGTGCCCGACATGGTCGCCTTCCGTCATGCCAACAAGCGCATCACCGAGGTGGCCGGCCTGCCTACGCTGATTGCCTCGGACCTGCCGCTGCGGGGTTGGTCGCCGGTTTTCAAGCGCATTGAGGATATCGTTCTCTCGAGCCTGGCCCTGTTGGCGGCCGCACCAGTCATGCTGCTGGTGGCTCTGGCGATCAAGCTCGACTCCCCCGGTCCGGTCCTGTTCAAGCAAAAACGCTACGGCTACAACAACCGTCTGATCGAGGTCTACAAGTTCCGCTCCATGTACCACGCCCGCTCGGATGCCAACGCCGAACGGCAGACCACCCGCGACGACGATCGCATCACCCGTGTCGGTCGCTTTATCCGCAAGACCAGCCTCGACGAGCTGCCACAGCTGCTGAACGTGTTCCTCGGCAGCATGTCGATGGTCGGCCCACGCCCTCACGCCACCGCGACCAAGGCCGCCGGCGTGCTGTTCGAAGACGCCGTCTCCGAATACTCCGCACGCCATCGGGTCAAGCCGGGCATCACCGGCTGGGCGCAGATCAACGGCTATCGCGGCGAAACCGACACTCTGGAAAAGATCGAAAAACGTGTCGAGTACGACCTGGACTACATCGAGCGCTGGTCGGTCTGGTTCGACATTTACATCCTGGCCCGGACCATTCCCGCCCTGCTGTTCAATCGCGACGTTTATTAA
- the yegS gene encoding lipid kinase YegS, with product MNVSGALLILHGKQALNDEVRAAVNAWRELGRNLAVRVTWEPGDTRRIVQQALDEGYRTLVAGGGDGTLREVAQALLESGIDASLAVMPLGTANDFAHAAGISLEPLEALALLERVPTPVDVGEMNGEPFVNMTTGGFGSKVTANTSEELKKVLGGSAYLLTGLTRFNEISSAWGRFTGPDFTWEGDFLAMGVGNGRQSGGGQVLCPQAMMDDGLLDLCIIPAPADTVGTLGTLLSGGLLGIESVSVNARLPWLEIEAPEEIDINLDGEPAAAKHMRFSVRSKALRLHLPESSPLLSDSSIQ from the coding sequence ATGAACGTATCCGGGGCGTTGCTGATTCTTCATGGAAAACAGGCGCTCAACGACGAAGTGCGGGCAGCAGTCAACGCCTGGCGTGAGCTGGGTCGGAATTTGGCGGTGCGCGTGACATGGGAACCCGGTGATACTCGCCGTATAGTTCAGCAGGCGCTGGATGAGGGTTACCGCACTCTGGTTGCCGGCGGTGGCGACGGCACACTGCGTGAAGTGGCGCAGGCACTGCTTGAAAGCGGTATTGACGCCAGCCTGGCAGTGATGCCGTTGGGCACTGCCAATGACTTCGCCCACGCCGCCGGCATCTCTCTGGAGCCCTTGGAAGCCCTGGCCTTGCTGGAGCGCGTGCCGACACCCGTTGACGTCGGTGAGATGAATGGCGAGCCGTTCGTCAATATGACCACCGGTGGCTTTGGCTCGAAAGTGACGGCCAATACCTCGGAAGAGCTGAAAAAGGTCCTCGGTGGCAGCGCTTATCTGCTGACAGGGCTCACCCGATTCAATGAAATCAGTTCGGCCTGGGGCCGCTTTACCGGGCCGGATTTCACTTGGGAGGGGGATTTTCTCGCAATGGGCGTCGGTAATGGACGTCAGTCGGGGGGAGGGCAAGTGCTGTGTCCCCAGGCGATGATGGACGATGGATTGCTCGACTTGTGCATCATTCCGGCGCCGGCCGATACGGTGGGCACACTGGGCACCCTGCTGAGCGGCGGTCTGCTGGGTATCGAAAGTGTTTCCGTAAATGCGCGGCTGCCCTGGCTTGAAATCGAGGCCCCGGAAGAGATCGATATCAACCTCGATGGTGAACCGGCAGCGGCGAAGCACATGCGCTTCTCAGTGCGCTCCAAGGCCTTGCGGCTACACTTGCCCGAATCCTCCCCATTGCTCAGTGATTCCAGCATCCAATAG
- a CDS encoding chemotaxis protein CheV: MAGILDSVDQRTRLVGQNRLEILMFRLAGRQKFAINVFKVQEVVRLPKMTLMPHRHGSVCGVVNLRGQTLPVIDLSRAIGLRPLVPDENSTIIVTEYNRSVQAFLVGGVDRILNLNWEEVLPPPSTAGRQHYLTAITKVDEELVEVIDVEKVLAEIVPYNSSISPERLADPVLERARGREVLCVDDSNVALAQLRETLGQLGITVHSASDGLKGLNKLKSWADAGEVLTDKLLMVFTDAEMPEMDGYRLTTEIREDPRLRDLYVVLHTSLSGSFNLAMVKKVGCDNFLSKFQPEKLVDVVRERLLQDEPT; encoded by the coding sequence ATGGCCGGCATTCTCGATTCAGTCGATCAACGCACTCGCTTGGTGGGCCAGAATCGCCTGGAAATCCTCATGTTCAGGCTCGCGGGCCGGCAGAAGTTCGCCATCAACGTGTTCAAGGTGCAGGAAGTGGTCCGGCTGCCGAAAATGACGCTGATGCCGCATCGCCATGGCTCGGTCTGTGGCGTGGTCAACCTGCGTGGGCAGACGCTGCCGGTGATCGACCTGTCGCGAGCCATTGGCCTGCGCCCGCTGGTCCCTGATGAGAACAGCACCATCATCGTTACCGAGTACAACCGCTCGGTGCAGGCCTTTCTGGTCGGTGGGGTGGACCGTATCCTCAACCTCAACTGGGAAGAGGTGCTGCCGCCTCCCTCCACAGCAGGGCGCCAGCATTACCTGACGGCCATCACCAAGGTGGATGAGGAACTGGTTGAAGTCATTGATGTGGAAAAGGTGCTTGCGGAGATCGTGCCTTACAACAGCAGCATTTCCCCGGAGCGCCTCGCCGATCCGGTGCTCGAGCGTGCCAGGGGCCGCGAAGTGCTCTGTGTTGATGACTCCAATGTTGCTCTGGCGCAGTTGCGCGAGACCCTGGGTCAGCTCGGCATTACCGTGCACTCGGCCAGTGACGGTCTGAAAGGCCTGAACAAGCTCAAGTCGTGGGCCGATGCCGGCGAGGTGCTGACCGACAAACTGCTGATGGTCTTCACCGATGCCGAAATGCCGGAAATGGACGGCTATCGCCTCACGACCGAGATTCGCGAGGACCCGCGCCTGCGTGATCTGTACGTTGTCCTGCACACCTCGCTGTCGGGCAGCTTCAACCTGGCGATGGTGAAAAAGGTTGGCTGCGACAACTTCCTCTCCAAGTTCCAGCCAGAGAAGCTGGTTGATGTTGTTCGCGAGCGTTTGCTGCAGGATGAGCCTACTTAA
- a CDS encoding MOSC domain-containing protein, protein MQLSALYRYPLKSGAGERLEQAYCGPLGLHGDRRWMLIDATNGRFLTQRSVPSMALLQVRWQGEEGVRLSAPGMAELAVPVPMSSAALRGAFIWREVVRVPDCGDDAAQWLSDFLGRAVRLVYLPESDAIQVDLTYARDGELTAFTDGFPFMLIGQASLDDLCARIGRPLEMLRFRPSLVVAGAEPYAEDSWKRIRIGTVEFRVVKPCTRCAIPILDPATAQRSPDMEPMATLLTYRKGRDGVFFGQNLIAEGSGPLVEGMPVEVLE, encoded by the coding sequence ATGCAGCTGTCAGCACTCTATCGCTACCCCCTTAAATCTGGCGCGGGTGAACGGCTCGAACAGGCTTATTGCGGCCCTCTTGGCTTGCACGGCGATCGCCGCTGGATGCTGATTGATGCAACCAACGGGCGCTTTCTCACTCAGCGCTCGGTGCCGTCCATGGCACTGCTGCAAGTGCGCTGGCAGGGTGAAGAGGGTGTGCGGCTGAGTGCGCCTGGCATGGCTGAGCTTGCAGTGCCGGTGCCGATGTCCTCGGCAGCGTTGCGTGGTGCCTTTATCTGGCGTGAGGTGGTGCGGGTGCCGGATTGCGGCGACGATGCGGCTCAGTGGCTGAGCGACTTTCTTGGTCGTGCGGTGCGCCTGGTGTACCTGCCGGAAAGCGACGCCATTCAAGTGGATCTGACCTACGCCCGGGACGGTGAGCTCACCGCGTTCACTGACGGCTTTCCCTTTATGCTGATCGGGCAGGCGTCACTGGACGACCTGTGCGCCAGGATCGGCAGGCCGCTGGAAATGCTGCGTTTCCGGCCCAGTCTGGTGGTGGCCGGCGCCGAGCCCTACGCCGAGGACAGCTGGAAACGCATTCGCATCGGCACCGTGGAGTTTCGCGTGGTCAAGCCCTGCACTCGCTGCGCGATTCCGATCCTCGATCCGGCAACGGCGCAGCGTAGCCCCGATATGGAGCCCATGGCGACGCTGCTGACCTATCGCAAGGGCAGAGACGGCGTGTTCTTCGGGCAGAACCTAATCGCCGAAGGTAGCGGCCCGCTGGTCGAAGGCATGCCGGTGGAAGTCCTCGAGTAA
- a CDS encoding transglycosylase SLT domain-containing protein has product MRGRLSSFCFCLLLATVTFQNAHAANLEQQRRYYDEAKQALAKGDNGPYRRYASALRDYPLEPYLAYDDLTARLKSASNTEVEKFLAEHGDLPQISWMKLRWLRLLAARNDWQPFVRHYDPKMNFAELDCLYGQYQLSNGQVQEGYATAQRLWLVGKSQHNACDPLFERWSAAGQLTEELRWQRLKLAVESGNYGLAAFLAKSLPTLKAQGERLIEVAQKPQLLKQPERFAATNQTTADIVSIGLRRLARQDPEQALALLDGYARRLSFSSEEKVAIARQIGLTLAKRFDPRALSVMAEYDPQLRDNTVSEWRARLLLRLGRWEEAHTLTQRFPDELANSNRWRYWKARSLELAQPNNKQAALLYQPVSTERDFYGFLSADRIQAPYAFNHQPMKLDPKVVRKVRNTAGIRRALEFHARGQIVDGRREWYHVSRLFSREELVAQARLAYDMEWYFPAIRTISQAQYWDDLDIRFPMAHRNSLLQAAKARDIHPSWAFAITRQESGFMADARSHVGATGLMQLMPATAKETAKRFNIPLSSHQQVLNPNTNIQLGTAYLSQIYGQFKGNRVLASAAYNAGPGRVRQWLKNAEHLPFDVWVENIPFDETRQYVQNVLTYSVIYGQKLNAPQPLVEWHERYFDTQ; this is encoded by the coding sequence ATGCGCGGTCGCCTCTCCAGTTTCTGTTTTTGCCTGCTCCTCGCTACCGTAACCTTTCAAAACGCCCACGCCGCCAACCTCGAACAACAACGTCGCTATTACGACGAAGCCAAGCAGGCGTTGGCCAAAGGTGACAACGGGCCCTACCGGCGTTACGCCAGTGCCCTGCGCGACTATCCGCTCGAGCCGTACCTGGCCTATGACGACCTGACCGCACGGCTGAAGTCTGCCAGCAATACCGAGGTCGAAAAATTTCTCGCCGAGCATGGCGACCTGCCGCAGATCAGCTGGATGAAACTGCGCTGGCTGCGCCTGCTGGCCGCGCGTAACGATTGGCAGCCCTTCGTTCGCCACTACGATCCCAAGATGAATTTTGCCGAGCTGGACTGCCTGTACGGCCAGTACCAGCTCAGCAATGGCCAGGTACAAGAAGGCTACGCCACGGCTCAGCGGCTCTGGCTGGTAGGCAAGTCGCAGCACAATGCCTGCGACCCGCTGTTCGAGCGTTGGAGCGCAGCCGGCCAACTCACCGAGGAGCTGCGCTGGCAGCGCCTCAAGCTGGCAGTCGAAAGCGGCAATTACGGCCTGGCCGCCTTTCTGGCGAAAAGCCTGCCAACGCTCAAGGCTCAGGGTGAACGCCTGATCGAGGTGGCGCAGAAGCCGCAACTGCTGAAACAGCCTGAACGTTTTGCCGCAACCAACCAGACCACCGCAGACATCGTCTCGATTGGCCTGCGCCGCCTGGCGCGACAGGACCCCGAGCAGGCACTGGCGCTGCTCGACGGCTATGCCCGCCGTCTTTCGTTTTCGTCGGAAGAAAAGGTCGCCATCGCCCGGCAGATCGGCCTTACCTTGGCCAAGCGCTTCGATCCGCGCGCGCTGTCGGTAATGGCCGAATACGATCCGCAACTTCGCGACAATACGGTCAGCGAATGGCGCGCGCGCCTGCTGCTGCGCCTGGGTCGCTGGGAAGAAGCGCATACCCTGACCCAGCGTTTTCCGGACGAGCTGGCCAACAGCAATCGCTGGCGCTACTGGAAGGCTCGCAGCCTAGAGCTGGCTCAACCCAACAACAAGCAGGCAGCGCTGCTTTATCAGCCGGTATCCACCGAGCGTGATTTCTACGGGTTTTTGTCCGCTGATCGCATCCAGGCGCCCTACGCCTTCAATCACCAGCCAATGAAGCTGGACCCCAAGGTGGTGCGCAAGGTGCGTAACACCGCCGGCATTCGTCGCGCACTGGAATTCCATGCCCGTGGGCAAATCGTCGACGGTCGCCGCGAGTGGTACCACGTCAGCCGCCTATTCAGCCGCGAGGAGCTGGTCGCCCAGGCCCGCCTGGCCTATGACATGGAGTGGTATTTCCCGGCAATCCGTACCATCAGCCAAGCGCAATATTGGGACGACCTGGATATCCGCTTCCCCATGGCCCACCGCAATAGCCTGCTCCAAGCCGCCAAGGCGCGGGACATCCATCCCAGCTGGGCATTCGCGATCACCCGTCAGGAGAGCGGCTTCATGGCCGACGCGCGCTCCCACGTGGGCGCCACCGGCCTGATGCAGCTGATGCCTGCAACTGCCAAGGAAACCGCCAAACGCTTCAACATTCCATTGTCATCGCACCAGCAGGTCCTCAACCCCAACACCAATATTCAGCTGGGTACGGCCTACCTCAGCCAGATCTACGGGCAGTTCAAGGGCAATCGGGTGCTGGCCTCGGCTGCCTACAACGCAGGGCCCGGTCGGGTGCGCCAGTGGCTAAAAAACGCCGAACACCTGCCCTTCGACGTCTGGGTGGAAAACATCCCCTTCGATGAAACCCGCCAGTATGTTCAGAACGTGCTCACCTACTCAGTGATCTACGGACAGAAGCTCAACGCCCCACAGCCACTGGTCGAGTGGCACGAGCGTTATTTCGATACGCAGTGA